A single window of Candidatus Deferrimicrobium borealis DNA harbors:
- a CDS encoding HEAT repeat domain-containing protein, with the protein MESTAQGPDVRRIERLAVEMALTFNWISMYQAGHPSLAGRVEKLHRNLADVVPEEPSGHLLLGVAKDKILYRNVFLGDGNSLVRTFTSELFLQQVATLDFSNEVTPQELLTFFLSLQRLRVGKNGGRLDEILKGEGVRGIGLYPYNYKEVLSRKILTPGEEVTSSDREGDLWRMLLTENISSGNGGVDLPGELPIPPEMIPAILRKVNAAARKRDRQEAGPEFSPDALSPEMIRRVLARLEGVLHKLPVEQKSALLRSIDAGVLDAVDGDDNDAGLADLDIVRSLTGSDLDDEFLDMMATLLVVEGKSESRIRRIFEVIATERNRDGSLLPAVQGRVRESVRTKNYYAQKAWEAIEGLLLRRTEAAYIGQDHSSLLDKLSNLETSPGATAEGVPQADPAVLAEFEEENLHLKGACVLLELLAEEEGEGEFLELLEVIRKIIPNLISRRELPLLKTLLSTLTEVHRNTPENRKPAIERVVGELDFAHMIDLYLSPAVSKLEKGRIEEILVSFVGVSIGDFLDRLLMETDQGNRKALLSLAFRFDAEAIPAIRGKLNEPHWYFVRNLCLILGRIGDPSGVPDLVRLLDHQDFRVRKEAILALGELRAPESIPFLGRILFHETLLQTAREESLRIDAANAIFRCGGTRGVALLHRGTECSRKKVREHCAALLGTLGGNK; encoded by the coding sequence CCTTCTGCTCGGCGTCGCCAAAGACAAGATCCTTTACCGGAACGTGTTCCTCGGCGACGGCAACAGCCTCGTCCGCACCTTCACCTCCGAGCTCTTCCTGCAGCAGGTCGCCACCCTCGACTTCTCCAACGAGGTCACACCGCAGGAACTCCTCACGTTCTTCCTCTCTCTCCAGCGGCTCCGCGTGGGGAAAAATGGAGGAAGGCTCGACGAGATCCTGAAGGGCGAGGGGGTGCGGGGGATCGGGCTCTATCCGTACAACTACAAGGAGGTTCTCTCGCGAAAGATCCTTACCCCGGGTGAGGAGGTCACCTCCTCCGACCGGGAGGGCGATCTCTGGCGGATGCTCCTCACGGAGAACATTTCTTCCGGGAATGGAGGCGTGGATCTTCCCGGGGAACTCCCGATCCCTCCCGAGATGATTCCTGCCATCCTGCGCAAGGTCAACGCCGCCGCGCGGAAAAGGGACCGCCAGGAGGCCGGGCCGGAGTTCTCCCCCGACGCGCTGTCCCCCGAAATGATCCGGCGGGTCCTGGCCCGCCTCGAGGGCGTATTGCACAAACTCCCGGTCGAGCAGAAAAGCGCGCTCCTCCGATCCATCGACGCGGGCGTTTTGGATGCGGTCGACGGCGACGATAACGATGCAGGTCTCGCGGACCTCGACATCGTCCGGTCGCTGACGGGATCGGATCTGGACGACGAATTCCTCGACATGATGGCCACCCTCCTGGTCGTGGAGGGAAAGAGCGAGAGCCGGATCCGCAGGATCTTCGAGGTCATCGCGACCGAAAGGAACAGGGACGGATCGCTCCTTCCCGCGGTCCAGGGGCGGGTCCGCGAGAGCGTCCGCACGAAGAACTACTACGCCCAGAAGGCTTGGGAAGCCATCGAGGGGCTCCTCCTCCGGCGAACCGAGGCGGCCTATATCGGGCAGGACCACTCCTCCCTCCTGGACAAGCTGTCGAACCTCGAAACGTCGCCGGGCGCGACGGCCGAAGGAGTCCCGCAGGCCGACCCCGCGGTCCTGGCGGAATTCGAGGAGGAGAACCTCCACCTCAAGGGAGCCTGCGTTCTGCTGGAGCTGCTCGCGGAAGAAGAGGGCGAGGGGGAGTTCCTGGAACTGCTCGAGGTGATCCGGAAGATCATCCCCAACCTGATTTCGCGGAGGGAGCTCCCCCTCCTGAAGACCCTGCTCTCCACCCTGACGGAAGTGCACCGGAACACCCCGGAAAACAGGAAGCCCGCGATCGAACGCGTGGTCGGCGAGCTGGATTTCGCCCACATGATCGACCTCTACCTCTCGCCCGCCGTATCGAAGCTGGAAAAGGGGCGGATCGAGGAGATCCTCGTCTCCTTCGTCGGGGTGTCCATCGGGGACTTCCTCGACCGGCTGCTGATGGAAACGGATCAGGGAAACCGGAAGGCCCTCCTTTCCCTCGCATTCCGGTTCGACGCGGAAGCCATCCCCGCGATCCGGGGGAAGCTCAACGAACCCCACTGGTATTTCGTGCGGAACCTGTGCCTCATCCTTGGACGGATCGGCGACCCTTCCGGGGTTCCCGATCTGGTCCGGCTGCTCGACCACCAGGACTTCCGGGTGAGGAAGGAGGCCATCCTCGCCCTCGGAGAGCTGCGGGCCCCCGAATCGATCCCTTTCCTCGGGAGAATCCTCTTCCACGAAACGCTCCTGCAAACCGCCAGGGAGGAGTCGCTCCGGATCGACGCCGCCAATGCCATTTTCCGGTGCGGCGGCACGAGGGGGGTCGCCCTCCTCCACCGGGGAACGGAGTGCAGCCGGAAGAAGGTCAGGGAGCATTGCGCGGCCCTCCTCGGGACCCTGGGAGGGAATAAATGA